In a genomic window of Nodosilinea sp. E11:
- a CDS encoding NAD-dependent succinate-semialdehyde dehydrogenase yields the protein MPIASINPATGAVLKEFAALEDSELDDKIAQAATTFVTYRHTTFAQRATWLCQAAQVLDDNKAAYAKIMTLEMGKPLAAAVAEVEKSALVCRYYADHGAEFLADEPATTDASRSFVRYEPMGPVLAVMPWNFPFWQVFRFAAPALMAGNVGLLKHASNVPQCALAIEEVFQKAGLPAGAFQTLLIGGDRIAKLVTDDRIKAATLTGSEPAGASLAAACGQQIKKTVLELGGSDPFIVMPSADLDSAIATAATARMLNNGQSCIAAKRFIVHDSIADRFEQGLTETFAALVVGNPLDAEVTVGPLSTPDIAAELEQQVNACLEAGGKALIGGDIAALKAQLPAELQNGNWFPPTILAALPPGTPAEQEEFFGPVALVFRVGSLNEAIARANDIPFGLGASGWSQDPTEQERLIAELEAGAVFINGLVKSDPRLPFGGIKRSGYGRELGRQGMLEFVNLKTVWIK from the coding sequence ATGCCCATCGCTAGTATTAACCCCGCCACCGGAGCGGTGCTCAAGGAATTTGCTGCTCTAGAAGACAGCGAGTTAGACGACAAAATTGCCCAAGCGGCTACAACATTTGTTACCTATCGCCACACCACCTTTGCTCAGCGGGCCACCTGGCTGTGCCAAGCCGCCCAGGTGCTCGACGACAACAAAGCGGCCTACGCCAAAATCATGACCCTAGAGATGGGCAAACCCCTGGCCGCTGCCGTCGCTGAGGTCGAAAAAAGTGCCCTAGTCTGCCGCTACTACGCTGACCACGGAGCCGAGTTTTTGGCCGATGAGCCTGCGACGACCGACGCCAGCCGCAGCTTTGTTCGTTACGAACCCATGGGGCCAGTGCTGGCGGTGATGCCGTGGAACTTCCCGTTTTGGCAGGTGTTTCGCTTTGCTGCTCCAGCCCTAATGGCGGGCAATGTGGGGTTGCTCAAACATGCCTCAAACGTACCCCAATGTGCCCTGGCCATTGAGGAAGTGTTTCAAAAGGCGGGGCTACCGGCGGGGGCGTTTCAGACCCTGCTGATTGGCGGCGATCGCATCGCCAAGCTCGTCACCGACGATCGCATTAAAGCGGCCACCCTCACCGGTAGCGAGCCCGCTGGAGCCAGTTTGGCCGCCGCCTGTGGTCAGCAGATCAAAAAAACCGTGCTAGAGCTGGGCGGCAGTGATCCATTCATCGTTATGCCCAGCGCCGATTTAGACAGTGCGATCGCCACCGCTGCCACGGCCCGCATGCTCAACAACGGTCAGTCCTGTATTGCTGCCAAGCGGTTTATCGTCCACGACTCGATTGCCGATCGCTTTGAGCAGGGGCTGACCGAAACGTTTGCCGCTCTGGTGGTGGGCAACCCGCTGGATGCAGAGGTTACCGTTGGCCCCCTGTCAACACCCGATATTGCTGCCGAGCTAGAGCAGCAGGTTAATGCCTGCCTAGAGGCCGGGGGCAAAGCGCTGATCGGCGGCGATATTGCCGCGCTCAAGGCGCAGCTACCCGCTGAGCTACAAAACGGCAACTGGTTTCCGCCCACTATTTTGGCCGCCCTGCCACCGGGCACCCCCGCCGAGCAAGAAGAATTTTTTGGCCCGGTAGCCCTGGTGTTTCGGGTCGGTAGTCTGAACGAGGCGATCGCACGGGCTAACGACATTCCCTTTGGCCTTGGGGCCAGCGGTTGGAGCCAAGACCCCACCGAGCAAGAGCGCCTGATTGCTGAGCTAGAGGCCGGGGCAGTCTTTATTAATGGATTAGTCAAGTCTGATCCGCGCCTGCCCTTTGGCGGCATCAAACGCTCAGGGTACGGTCGCGAGCTGGGCCGCCAGGGCATGCTCGAGTTTGTCAACCTCAAGACCGTGTGGATTAAATAA